ACCCTCCGGAGACACCTGCACATCGTAGATCAGTCCCAGATCCACGATATTCAGACCAACTTCGGGGTCGATCACTGAGCGCAGGCGTTCGACCACCTCCAGTCGAGAAGGTACGGGCGTATTCATGATTCTTCCTGGCGTTTTTCCACCCGAACGTGCCGGCGCTCCGGTCCACGCTCCAGGTAGGTGAACCGAAACGCCCTGGCGCCCTGCTGAGCCAGCAAGGTGTAGTACATGCACGACGGCTCGTGATCAACCACCAGCTCAAGCACCTCCCCCGGTACCAGGCACCGATAGGTATCCATAATCGTTCGTGGCGCTACAGGCCGCACGTCGAGCACTACGTCGGACGTATTCCGCTTCATGAGGCAGCCATGCCGGTTTGTTGCAACAGGCGACGTGCCCGGAGAAACAATATGTTGTTCTCACGATGTACGTGGCGATGCATGTCGGCCTCCAGCGCCTGAAGTCCTTCCAGGAGCGCCCGGAAGCTACTGCAGGCCCATTCTGGCGGCTGATAGCCGTCCGTAAGCGCCCGGAGTCGATGCAACGCTTCGCCGGCCGCATCGTGCTCGCGTTCCGCTTGCTCCAGCAACGACGCCAGCTCGTCCCTACCCTCGGCCGCTTGCCGCTCCATCGCCCGGATCAGCGGAAAGATGTCCTCTTCCTCGCTGCGCAGGTGCGCTTCCAGTTCCAGCTTCAAACGGCCGAAGACCTCCTGCACTTCGCGCAACCAGGGCGCCTGATAGCTATGTACCTGTGTCACTCGATCCATCAGCACGCCCAACCGGGGCAGCTCGCGGCGCAGATAGGCGTGGTGCGTTGCGACAATATGATCGATCAGTTCGGAGAGCGAACGCTCCCGCCAGTCGATTACAGGTTCAGCCTCAGCTTCGCCGACCTCAAGTGCCTCCAGCACGGTGGCCACCGTAGCCGGATCAAGTCCCCGAGCGCGGCAGGCTTCCTCCAGCGTACGTTGACCGCCACAACAGTAGTCCAGTCCCAGTCGGTCGAACAGAGCCGCCCGCCGCTCGTCGGCGGCTACCAGTTCTCCCAGGGTTTTGCTCAAAATTTCGCTCATGACTCTGGTGCTGCTTTTTTGTTTGTCTCGGGGGTATCCGCGTCCCACCTCGTTGCCAGGGTTAGCCTCGCCATTACCCTGCCGCACATGCCCGTCGGGCAGCCGCCGTTCCGCATCCCCAGCCGCAACGCCGCAGCAACCATGCCTCCCACTCCGGGAGTCGCTCCGGGCCAGAAGGGATCAGTGCCACCGTACCGCTAAACCCCACCATCGCAAGCTGCGCCAGAAACGCCCCCACACCGGTAACCGCTTCGTCTCCCTGTCCCTCGGGACCACTCCCCGGCAACCGCACATGGGCCAGCATGGGAAGCGTCTGCGCCAGCACGGAACGCCAGGATCCCCGTCGAAGCGTTTCGGGCTCCGGTTGATAACAGGTATACATTCCCTGCTGCCGTGCCCATGCTACGGCCGCCTCGACCTCGGCCGGGTTACTGCTATGTACCAGCGCTACCCGGATCGGACGGGGTAGTTCTTCCGGTGGCCTCCAGAGTAGCAGACCGGCTCCCAGGCAGTGTGCCTCCCCGGCCCAGGTCATCAATTCGCTCAGGCGAGGCTGCCCGGGCAATGCCAGCCAGCCGACAGGTACCGGCGGCACCATCACCTCATCACCCGCCTCCAGCGGACAGCGCAGCGATTCGTAGCGATGCCCCT
The sequence above is a segment of the Rhodothermus sp. genome. Coding sequences within it:
- a CDS encoding DUF2249 domain-containing protein, yielding MKRNTSDVVLDVRPVAPRTIMDTYRCLVPGEVLELVVDHEPSCMYYTLLAQQGARAFRFTYLERGPERRHVRVEKRQEES
- the ric gene encoding iron-sulfur cluster repair di-iron protein, giving the protein MSEILSKTLGELVAADERRAALFDRLGLDYCCGGQRTLEEACRARGLDPATVATVLEALEVGEAEAEPVIDWRERSLSELIDHIVATHHAYLRRELPRLGVLMDRVTQVHSYQAPWLREVQEVFGRLKLELEAHLRSEEEDIFPLIRAMERQAAEGRDELASLLEQAEREHDAAGEALHRLRALTDGYQPPEWACSSFRALLEGLQALEADMHRHVHRENNILFLRARRLLQQTGMAAS